In Plasmodium coatneyi strain Hackeri chromosome 8, complete sequence, the genomic stretch ACACGTTATGTTAAAactgccattttttcatgCAGGATAGCGCTTCGGAAGATGAAGCCTCTAAGATTGGGGACTCAAAGGGACAAAGCGAAGTGCAGGTGAGGGGACTTTTCCCCAGCGTCATGTTCACAGTTGGGAAGTGGACAGCTCGCTGAACGatcgggggggaaaataaccACGTCACCTTTGCGCTCGTTTTGCCGTCACCTCTTGGcacgccattttttttcccccccaggAGAACAACATCGCAGACGATCTGATCGACAAGCTGAACCAGCTGGTGGAAAAGCAAGAAAACAAAGCCGTTGCCAACATTGACTTCAAGGAAAAGCGCAAGAAGCATTACAACGAGTACAAGATGCTGCAGAAATTGAGGTAGCATTGCCAACGTTTGCTAATATTTGCAACCGTTTGAGAGTATTTGTGGGTAGGCCATCCTGCCCACAACGTTTACACCTTCCTGCTGGTACATTTGCATGCGTGCACTTCCCCGACCTCCTGCACACAGAAAATCCGGAACGTTCGACGAAATCGACGAAGAGTATAAACTTGAAGAACATGATTCGGGTGGGGAACATCCGCACATGCAGGAAATGGAAGAGTAGGCGTGATCAAGTGGTGACACCCCCCAATTACTTAGTCACgctttcaaaaaaaaaaaaaaaaaaaatttcagcgTGTCACGTGTGCCCCCGCTGAAGAGACGCCAAACATACAGTTGTGTGtaatgtttttaattttttttaaattacaaaaatttacCCCTGTCATTTGTGGCAGCTTCTGCCCGtatggcaatttttttcccatttatattacatcgaaaaaaagaaaaaaaaaaaagactcccctgtgtaattatttttttaaatgtataaGCCATTACACTGATTATTAAGTACCTGGCATAGACATGTGCAATTTGTTTGGGAAAAACTACGCCCTGAAGGAGTAAACCCTCCCCATGTGTAACACACAACGCTGCTATTTATTCATTCGCATGGTGGGTACATATAGCTAGGTCTCTCTTCCCTGGGGAATTACCAACCCACTTTGcgcaaagaaagaaaagtggCGGAGGTGTCTTTGTATATCTTCTCTGCGCCGCACCTCTTAGCGTCCTACAACTTTCAACACATTGCCGCATGGTGATGGGGAGTCTTACGGGTTAATCGCTGCACCTCGTCTTGATTAGCGACGTCACTGGTTCGAGGTGGAGGTATTCCCATATAttcacaaaaggggggtgaaCAGGGAAGAGGTGTACCCCCCAGGAGGCGAGGCTTTCCCAAGTTGGTAAACCACACCTGTATAAACTGCTTATACAGGGGTTACTGCTGAGAGGCACTGCGGCACTACTTCGTTGAACTTTCCAGATTGTCTCATCGATGGGCacttgttaaaaaaaaaaagtatacatTTCATCAGGAgggtaaaaaataagttgACGAAATTTTCTTTGCCTGTTAAGAATGTGTTTTTCCCCTGAGCGTTCACCCGATGGACCGCAATTGTAAAAATGACGGGGAGGACTAAcatgggcaaaaaaaaaaaaaaaaaaaaaaaaaaaaaaaaacagctgcTGTGGCTAATAGTCCTCACTGCAGCGGTAGATATTGttgctcttttctttttaagtgGACATGAGAAATGCCCACTTTGccgcttttcttttttttgcatgcgggaaaataaaacacgtaccgtgcatatatttttttttggcaaagCAACCGTGCGGCGTTGAACTGGTGAATTTTCCGATGAGCGCGTGTCAATTGAGGCTAACCATTTTGAATAAATATCTTCTTGCATAccacaaagggaagaatactccacttcattctttttttttttttttttttttttctcccctcaCCTTTTtgtacgtttttttcttttcaccgCTGCGCGAAGAAGTGGTTTGAACATTCCCTTTGTTTAGTCTCTTCAAGGAGGAGGACGGGGGCGTTCTCCAGATGGGCGGATTTGCTTTTTCAGGCGAACTTAAAAACAACGCATAATGCATACCCCTTTCCGATTTGCGTATTTTTCCCAGTTTCCCCGTTCTGCGGCGCTAGCGTGAACGCGTCCGCATGAACGCATACGTGGATAAACAGATTTGTCGACACGTTGCATTCATCGAAAATTTGCATAAAAACATGatttacaaaaaggagaacattCGAGTTGCACTTTGAATGTGTACTCCTCGACACACACATGTttgtatctttttttttcctcccctttgaACATGacatgtgtacaaataaaGCATACGAAAATTTGTTCCCATCATTGAGTTTGAAGAGACTACGttgcatatttttcctttaccatCCCACTGAACCAACACCCATTTGATTAACAGCGCCGATTAAAATGTGCGATGTGGTACTACTGTGTAGAGTTAGCGATGGCATGACTTTGGTCGAAACGAACAGCGAGTCCAAAAATATTGCACACAAAATAgagttgaaaaaattatgcaagaGGCTACAGTCCTTTCCTAGTTTGTCTACCGTGACGTCCAACCAGTTCAACTACCAGTAAGTGTGTTGAGGGAAGAGGCGAATCAACAACATATAGCTTAACGGAATCACACATATCCCCGCCAAATGGATTAGCATAAAAATTGGCAGAATGACGCCGACTGCAAATTTAGTTGATCTGCCAAATGCTCCCCCCCACGGAAGTGGACCAAACAAATTGTAGTTGTCCCTGTGTGTCAAAGAGCTGTCCTCTGCAGCTGTACTGACACTTCCACATGATAACATCCATTCTACCCACCCCTCTCCCCTTTAGCTTCCTCATCGAAAATGGAATAGCCTACATCGCGGTTTTCCCCGTCACCTACCCGAAGAAATTAgccttcttatttttaaacgACATTTGCAAGCAGTTCAATGAAGGTTACAATCTGTGCACCAGTTCGCGTCGCTTTTCCTCTTGTCGTTTCGTTCGTGTTGTTTGGTGTTCCCTCCCCCCTATATGCATGCGTTTGTTTGTCCTCATGTTGAATTCtctatttcttccccacAGAGCTGATGATCCAGTATGGGACGCACTCGATCGATTACAGGTCCATCATTGAGACCATTGAAAAGCCCTACTCCTTCATCAAATTTGGTATGCCTCCATTTCCTGTTATACGGCAAGAGCATCTTGCGGTGCACGTTCGACCGTGTCATGTAGTATCTTCCATGGTACACTCCTCTTCACTGCACATTATTTCACTCCACATTGCTTCACCGCCCGTCTTTCTATCCCATTCCCCATACCAAGacagaaaaatttcaaagaTCAAACAGGAGTACAAGGACCCTCGCTCCAACATCGCTATTAAAAAACTTAACGAAAGCCTGAACGAAGTCAGCAGCATAATGAGAAAGAACATAGACGATATCCTACTGCGAGGAGAGAATCTGGAAGGTATGGCAACTCTACACAGCGCAATTGCGTGGCAACACCCTTTTGTTTGTGCCTCTTTGCAATTGCAGACACGTGTGCAGAGACGACCCCCAAACATAATCACCCCCCCCTTacaacttttttccttattcagACGTCGGACGGAAAGCCTTCAACTTGAAGTACGAGTCGGAGAAGGTACTCGAGAATTACACTCCGTAGACACGTGTGTTATAGTGCGTCACGTCACCATTACGTCGCCATTATATTGTCTGCACACCTTCACTACATCCTCCCCACTTCTCCATTACGCAGTTTAAAAAGGTCTCCAGAGTGCTCAGCCTCAGATACACCCTCTACCAATACGGAATCCTcatctttgtaattttctttttttttttaattataatttttaagaattatttttaattgccTGTCTGTGGTGAtccatttaaatttttttttttatgtttttgtACCAAACGTTAACTCCACCCCcgaaatgtgtatatatgtaaatttaataattttgaaACTTTTGATGAGAAGGCTTGGCAGCGTAGGTGGGATTGCCAATTGGGGAGTGCGTACATATTCACACATGTTCGCATGGTGAAAAGAGCCATGAGGTTCAGCATAGAACTGTCGCCTCACGCGAAAAGGCACGTagacattaaaaaaaaggcttccTCACCTTTTTGCACGTTCATGGTAGAGATGTCCAATCCGAATTGGAGCGCTGATTCGCCACagtagctgtttttttttttttttttttttttcttccccttgtgTAACTACATACCCGCGGTGAGGTGTACCCCTTCATGAAAAACATTGCAGGAGAATGTTCAATTGGAGTTGCTGCACATTGATGCTACCACGGTAAGGGGTTCCCCATTCCGTGCAAACACGTGTCCACATGGAGGAGACGCACATAGTAACGCACTCATTACGACATGTTCCCACTGTGCATGTTTTTGTAACTCCATTTtgtcttcacttttttcagCCCACTTGTTAGCCATGTGCACACATCGCTACGCGCTGAACCGTATCGTCATTTGCATGTCGCCATGACGAAACGGCTCACGTTTGTTTGGTTTGCCTCTGTTTGGCTCATCCTGTGTGTTGTCTTCCAGAACTGCTCTGGCGAAGTAAACGCGGGaggtaaaaatgaactttCTCACAGGAGTGAACAAAATGAGGAGGTTCCCAAGCGCGGGGATAGGAAGATACACAAATACAACTTCGGCTCTTTGAAAAAGAAGCTCCACATAGAAAGCAAAGAGCAGGGGACGGATGTCGGGGGAGTCGAGCCAAGTGACCAAAAGGAggataataaaaatgaggaaggaacagaagttTCCACCGGGAAAACGaatggagggaaggaaaatctTTCCCCAGAGGAGGAATATACGAAGTGTATTGGTATGATCGAAAAGGAGCTTAAAGGCGAGGAGGATGCAAAAATTAGGGAGGAGTTGGAAAACCTGTGTTCAAAAAAGCGGGAACAGGATGAGGCGGAAAAAGCGGCAGTCCAGGCAAAGGAGGCCAAATCGAAGCTAAACGAAAAGGCGCAACTCGAGACGCACCCCCATGGCGGGGACACTCACAACGACTGCAAGAGGCACATAATTTCCCAGCTGGGGCTCTCCACCAAACTGGACGTACCACTGGAAGTCCTGAAGGAATCCCTTTCGGAGGTGAAAAACTGCGTAAGGGATTACACACAAAAGTGCCCACTGAATTGGAAGGTAAGCGAGACGAATGAAGCTTTTTGCGTTGGCCCAGAGTCGTATATAGGACCATGtgcaaaagaaataaaaaacgacCTAAACgaggatgaaaaaatgcaaatggaaaagaagtgTTCCCTATTTTGGAAATGCGACTATAAGTGTGTCCAAGACTATGAGGGGTCCGTTTGTCCCATTGATTGGGTtatggagaaggaagaagagtaTGATGGTTACTGCATATCCCCGGATGGGTACACAGGAAAATGCatgcgaaaaataaaatttagtACTATGACAAGTAAAGAGAAGGCTATTTACTCCAACCTGTGCGATATCAAATGGccatgtaggaaaaaatgcactcATGATTATTCTGTTTTATGCCCATCCGGATGGATCGAAGGGGCAGATGGATACTGCCTCGCCACAAGTAGCTATTCTGGAAACtgcgagaaaaaaatgtacctaAAGCACCTCGATGAAGTGATGAAACAGACGTACGAACATAAGTGCCAATTCAATTATCCATGTGTTCACTCGTGTGAGAAGAATTACAGTGATGTTTGTCCCAATTTGTGGATCCCTGTCAACGAGAAGGAATGCACCCCCTCTGAAAATTACAACGGTAGGTGCAAACATAactatatttttaaaggcaacattttggaggaggaaaagaaaaactttgaaaaaatgtgccaTGTGTCCTACCCCTGTGTTAAGGATTGTAAGAGGGATTACTCCTTTAACTGCCCCATTGGATGGAAAGAAACGCTGAGTTTTTGCCTGGCTCCCACGTCGTACCGACACAGTTGTGAAaagatgatgaagaaaaatatgaacgagagggaaaaaatccaAGTTAGTGCCAAATGCCTCGTCTTTTGGCCCTGCTCCAACTATGAGGTTGTCCTGAAGAACCTCCTGCACAGCAACATTTCGCCGGCGGATTATCTGTCCGTGGTGAATGGGCCCGTCGATGACGTCACCGGGGCGGTTCTGCGATTGACCGGTTGACCGGTTGCTtcgtgtgcaatttttttttttacacaatttATTTTACGCAGCATTCCTGCGTGGTGAAGAGGATCaccttcaccattttgtcgCCTCTCAATTGTGTGGCCACTCACCTGTAAATTTCCTTTATATAATTGTTCCCACTTTTTCTACACAACTGACTAACCAAATGACCGCGCGCAAAGGGTGCTGCgggaaaaatgtaagaatTGGCTCTTCTGCAAGTGGGTTACGCGGGGATAGCCCGTATGGTTCCAAATCCAGCGGTATACTCGTCGGCGCAGTGTCGCCCTTGGGAGGTGCCCCAACTTGGAGGTACCCCTGTGGGGGGGGAACCGGATTTTCCCCAAGTAACCACGGCATATCGGCGCCGcaggatttaaaaaaaaaatttttttttttaaaaagccaAGGCGATGTGACCCTTCTACATGACCGCACGTCCCCCAGCGGTGAACGTTTTTTACAAAGTTCCCTTCTTCCCTGGCTGCGATACCTTTCCGGTGTATTCCTACAAACGGGGCAGCCACCCCCACGCGTATGCTCGTATGTTTGTATGCCTCTACGCACCGTCGCGATTGTGCTTTGCCCTATTGGTGGCATCCTTTTCTCCACCGCGCGgtgaaatttaaaaaagtgcatTTTGCGCCACCCCCCCGATGTTAAACCgcgcggaaaaaaattacccccTATggtttgtaaaaaaaaaaaaaaaaaaaatgaccatgATGAATGACAAATGACCTATGGTGGAGAAGTGAACAAAGCATGCACTGTTCAGGCAAATTTtaaacagaaataaaagagccacaatttttttcacgtgcATCGAAAAAAGTCCCCCTGAGGAAGTAAGCCAAACTGTACACCGTCACGCACGTGTGGAAGTGGAAAGGCGAGTTTATCCAATATACAACTTTGCGCGGTCAGTCCCGTGCCGTCGTATCTTCACCACGTCATTGTAACACCTTCCAAAAGTGGAGAAATAATTCTCCCCAACAACAGCGTCGGTAAGCCAATTAAACGAGAAGAAGCCCCTTCACCACACCATCTGACGCCACACCATGAATATCGCCATCGACGAGTACGGACAGCCGTTCGTGATcctgaaggaggaggaaaagaagaggatcAAAGGAATTGAGGCGCACAAGAGCAACATCCTAGCAGCCAAAGTAGTGGCAGATATTTTGAAAAGCTCTATCGGCCCAAGGGGCATGGATAAAATTATCGTCAGTGAAGACAACAATGTGACGGTAACAAATGACGGAGCTACCATATTGGATAAAATTGACATCCAACATGAGTGCGCCAAGTTGCTAGTCGAATTATCGAAAAGTCAGGACAATGAAATTGGAGATGGGACTACGGGAGTTGTTATTATTGCGGGGATGCTCCTGGAAGAAGCATACACCCTAATAGATAAAGGCATCCACCCGTTGCGTATAGCCGATGGGTTCGAAAACGCATGCAACATAGCATTGAAGGCGATTGAAGAAATAGCTATAACAGTGGACAtcgaaaagaacaacaacgaAATGTTGAAGAAACTGGCCAGCACGTCACTAAGTTCGAAAATTGTATCCAGTAAAAAGGATCTATTGTCAAACATTGTAGTGGATGCTGTACTGTCTGTTGCAGatatggaaaggaaagacGTCCGATTTGActtaataaaaattgaaggaaaaacaggAGGTCTCTTAGAAGAGTCCACCTTAATCAAAGGAATCGTCTTAAACAAGGAGCTATCTCACTCCCAGATGGTGAAAGAAGTGAGGAACGCAAAAATTGCCATCCTCACGTGTCCATTTGAACCACCCaagccaaaaataaaacataagcTAAATATCACCAATGTAGATGCGTTTAGGGATTTGCAAAATAttgaaaagaaatatttttacgacATGATTGATTCGTTGAAAAAGGCAGGAGCTAATTTTGTTATATGCCAATGGGGTTTCGATGATGAAGCGAATTATCTTCtcttaaaggaaaatatcccAGCCATCCGATGGGTAGGAGGGGTCGAAATGGAACTCATAGCCATCGCCACAGGGGGGAAAATTATCCCCAGATTTGAAGACATACATGAGTCTAAATTAGGAAAAGCGGACTTGATAAGGGAGATTAGTCATGGTACCGTTAACAACCCCATGGTATTTATCGAAGGCTGCTCAAACACCAAAGCAATTACCATCCTGTTAAGAGGAGGTAACCAAATGATGATCGAGGAATGCGAAAGAAGTGTTCATGATGCTTTATGTTCTGTGCGAAATCTGATAAGGGATAATAGAATTCTCCCTG encodes the following:
- a CDS encoding T-complex protein 1 epsilon subunit; this encodes MNIAIDEYGQPFVILKEEEKKRIKGIEAHKSNILAAKVVADILKSSIGPRGMDKIIVSEDNNVTVTNDGATILDKIDIQHECAKLLVELSKSQDNEIGDGTTGVVIIAGMLLEEAYTLIDKGIHPLRIADGFENACNIALKAIEEIAITVDIEKNNNEMLKKLASTSLSSKIVSSKKDLLSNIVVDAVLSVADMERKDVRFDLIKIEGKTGGLLEESTLIKGIVLNKELSHSQMVKEVRNAKIAILTCPFEPPKPKIKHKLNITNVDAFRDLQNIEKKYFYDMIDSLKKAGANFVICQWGFDDEANYLLLKENIPAIRWVGGVEMELIAIATGGKIIPRFEDIHESKLGKADLIREISHGTVNNPMVFIEGCSNTKAITILLRGGNQMMIEECERSVHDALCSVRNLIRDNRILPGGGASEIYAALAIENVADKCKGIEQYAIRAFGNALLSIPINLCNNMGLNSIDIISEIKTKIIQEKKKNLGIDSLNYKVDDMIEKGIFETFNSKYNQFSLATQVVKMILKIDDVIAPNDFN